A window from Citrus sinensis cultivar Valencia sweet orange chromosome 3, DVS_A1.0, whole genome shotgun sequence encodes these proteins:
- the LOC102624502 gene encoding sucrose-phosphate synthase 4 isoform X1, whose translation MAGNEWINGYLEAILDAGSGKTKMNDGKFKLSKFEETKQKEGQLFSPTKYFVEEVINSFDESDLHRTWVKVIATRNTRERSNRLENMCWRIWHLARKKKQIAWEDAQRLAKRRLEREQGRNDAADDLSELSEGEKEKGDSINASESLKEIPRINSDMQIWSEDDKSSRNLYIVLISMHGLVRGDNMEIGRDSDTGGQVKYVVELARALANTEGVYRVDLLTRQIASPEVDSSYGEPNEMLSCPSDGTGSCGAYIIRIPCGARDKYIAKESLWPYIHEFVDGALNHIVNMARAIGEQVNGGKPTWPYVIHGHYADAGEVAAHLSGALNVPMVLTGHSLGRNKFEQLLKQGRLPKDINASYKIMRRIEAEELGLDASEMVVTSTRQEIEMQWGLYDGFDLKLERKLRVRRQRGVSCFGRFMPRMVVIPPGMDFSYVTTQDTMGGDTDLKSLIGNDRTQSKRNLPPMWSEVMRFFTNPHKPTILALSRPDPKKNVTTLLKAFGECQPLRELANMTLILGNRDDIEDMSNSSSVVLTTVLKLIDKYDLYGQVAYPKHHKQSDVPDIYRLAAKTKGVFINPALVEPFGLTIIEVRFSVLFSESLHGQQLPLSSLRNLSKRAAAYGLPVVATKNGGPVDILKALNNGLLVDPHDQNAIADALLKLLADKNMWSECRKNGLKNIHRFSWPEHCRNYLSHVEHSRNRHPNSHLEIMTIPGEPLSDSLRDVEDFSLRFSMEGDFKLNAELDAVTRQKNLIEAITQKASFNGNASVTHSPGRRQMLIVIAADCYDSDGNTTETFQATIKNVMKAAGLSLGLGRVGFILVTGSSLGETMEAIRRCTVNIEDFDAIVCNSGSELYFPWRDMVADGDYEAHVEYRWPGENVRSVVPRVARAEDGAEDDIVGFVDASSSRCQSYSIKPGAETRKVDNIRQRLRMRGFRCNLVYTRAGSRLNVVPLFASRIQALRYLSIRWGIDLSKMVVFVGEKGDTDYEDLLVGLHKTLILRGSVMYGSEKLLHGEDAFKREDVVPPDSPNIAYIEESYEPLDLSAALKAIKIK comes from the exons ATGGCCGGAAATGAGTGGATAAATGGGTACTTGGAAGCAATATTGGATGCGGGAAGtggcaaaacaaaaatgaatgaCGGGAAATTCAAGCTTTCCAAGTTCGAAGAAACTAAGCAAAAAGAAGGCCAATTGTTTAGTCCCACAAAGTACTTTGTTGAAGAAGTTATTAATAGCTTTGATGAATCTGATCTCCATAGGACTTGGGTCAAG GTAATAGCAACAAGGAATACTCGTGAAAGGAGTAACAGGCTTGAGAATATGTGCTGGCGCATTTGGCATCTTGCCCGTAAAAAGAAACAA ATTGCATGGGAGGATGCACAGAGGCTTGCGAAGAGGCGGCTCGAGCGCGAGCAAGGTCGTAATGATGCCGCCGATGACCTTTCCGAGCTATCTGAAGGGGAGAAGGAGAAGGGGGATTCAATAAATGCTTCAGAATCTCTCAAGGAAATTCCTAGAATCAATTCCGATATGCAAATTTGGTCTGAGGATGATAAGTCTAGCAGGAACCTTTACATTGTCTTGATCAG CATGCATGGATTGGTGCGTGGAGACAATATGGAAATTGGAAGAGATTCTGATACCGGTGGTCAG GTGAAATATGTTGTTGAACTTGCCCGAGCCTTAGCCAACACAGAGGGTGTGTATCGAGTGGATCTTCTTACAAGACAAATTGCCTCACCGGAAGTAGATTCTAGCTATGGTGAACCGAACGAGATGTTATCATGCCCGTCGGACGGCACCGGCAGTTGCGGTGCCTATATTATCCGCATCCCATGTGGCGCACGCGATAA GTACATAGCGAAAGAGTCACTTTGGCCGTACATTCATGAGTTTGTTGACGGTGCTCTAAACCACATTGTCAACATGGCAAGGGCAATAGGTGAACAAGTCAATGGAGGAAAACCAACGTGGCCATATGTGATTCACGGCCACTATGCGGATGCCGGAGAGGTGGCGGCACACCTGTCCGGTGCCTTGAATGTGCCGATGGTGCTGACAGGGCACTCATTGGGGCGGAATAAGTTCGAGCAATTGCTGAAACAAGGCAGGCTTCCTAAGGACATAAATGCATCCTACAAGATAATGAGGAGGATTGAGGCAGAGGAGTTGGGACTGGATGCCTCTGAGATGGTGGTCACTAGCACAAGGCAAGAGATAGAAATGCAATGGGGCTTGTATGACGGGTTTGATCTCAAGTTGGAGAGGAAGCTTAGGGTTCGAAGACAGCGTGGAGTGAGCTGCTTCGGACGATTCATGCCAAGGATGGTG GTTATACCCCCAGGCATGGACTTCAGCTATGTTACAACACAAGACACAATGGGGGGTGATACTGACCTGAAGTCATTAATTGGCAATGATAGAACTCAAAGCAAAAGGAATCTCCCTCCAATGTGGTCTGAG GTGATGCGCTTTTTCACAAATCCTCACAAGCCAACTATACTTGCATTGTCCCGTCCTGACCCCAAGAAAAATGTCACCACATTGCTCAAGGCTTTTGGGGAATGCCAGCCCCTCAGAGAACTAGCTAACATG ACACTAATACTGGGAAACAGAGATGACATTGAAGACATGTCTAATAGCAGCTCAGTTGTTCTTACAACAGTACTCAAGCTCATTGACAAGTATGACTTGTATGGTCAGGTGGCCTATCCTAAGCATCATAAACAATCCGACGTTCCCGATATCTATCGTCTGGCTGCAAAAACAAAG GGGGTTTTCATCAATCCGGCCCTTGTGGAACCATTCGGTCTCACGATCATAGAGGTAAGATTCAGTGTTCTATTCTCAGAAAGCTTACATGGACAACAACTTCCACTAAGCAGTCTTAGGAATCTTTCGAAAAGA GCAGCTGCATATGGTTTACCAGTTGTTGCCACAAAAAATGGTGGACCCGTTGACATTCTGAAG GCACTTAACAATGGTCTCCTAGTCGATCCACATGATCAGAATGCCATAGCAGACGCTCTTCTAAAGCTGCTTGCTGACAAAAACATGTGGAGTGAATGCCGAAAAAATGGCCTCAAGAATATTCACCGTTTTTCATGGCCAGAACACTGCCGTAACTACCTCTCCCATGTAGAACACAGCAGGAATCGCCACCCAAACTCCCATCTCGAGATCATGACAATTCCTGGAGAACCGTTGAGTGACTCTCTAAGAGATGTTGAGGACTTCTCTTTGAGATTCTCCATGGAAGGAGACTTCAAGCTTAATGCAGAGCTAGATGCAGTAACAAGACAGAAAAACCTCATAGAGGCCATCACCCAAAAGGCTTCTTTCAATGGAAATGCCAGTGTCACTCACAGTCCTGGTAGAAGGCAGATGCTAATTGTAATAGCTGCTGATTGCTATGATAGTGATGGCAATACCACAGAGACCTTTCAAGCAACAATTAAGAATGTGATGAAAGCAGCAGGATTGAGTTTAGGCTTGGGCAGGGTGGGGTTCATACTAGTAACTGGATCAAGTTTAGGAGAGACTATGGAAGCAATCAGACGTTGCACAGTAAATATTGAGGATTTTGATGCAATTGTTTGCAATAGTGGAAGTGAATTATATTTTCCATGGAGAGACATGGTAGCTGATGGGGACTATGAAGCTCATGTGGAATACAGATGGCCAGGGGAGAATGTGAGGTCTGTGGTCCCAAGGGTTGCCAGGGCAGAAGATGGGGCAGAGGATGACATCGTTGGGTTTGTGGATGCAAGCAGTTCCAGATGCCAATCTTATAGCATAAAACCAGGAGCAGAG ACCCGAAAAGTAGACAATATTCGTCAAAGGCTTCGGATGCGAGGTTTCCGATGCAACCTTGTCTACACACGTGCAGGATCAAGGTTAAATGTGGTACCATTATTTGCATCAAGAATACAAGCTCTCAG GTATCTATCAATAAGGTGGGGAATAGATCTTTCGAAAATGGTTGTTTTTGTGGGTGAAAAAGGAGACACAGACTATGAAGACCTGCTGGTCGGCCTCCACAAGACCCTAATTCTAAGAGGTTCCGTAATGTATGGAAGTGAGAAACTTCTTCACGGTGAAGATGCTTTCAAAAGAGAAGATGTAGTCCCACCGGACAGCCCTAACATCGCCTACATAGAGGAAAGTTATGAGCCTCTGGATTTGTCTGCAGCTTTGAAGGCTATTAAGATCAAGTGA
- the LOC102624502 gene encoding sucrose-phosphate synthase 4 isoform X2, with product MAGNEWINGYLEAILDAGSGKTKMNDGKFKLSKFEETKQKEGQLFSPTKYFVEEVINSFDESDLHRTWVKVIATRNTRERSNRLENMCWRIWHLARKKKQIAWEDAQRLAKRRLEREQGRNDAADDLSELSEGEKEKGDSINASESLKEIPRINSDMQIWSEDDKSSRNLYIVLISMHGLVRGDNMEIGRDSDTGGQVKYVVELARALANTEGVYRVDLLTRQIASPEVDSSYGEPNEMLSCPSDGTGSCGAYIIRIPCGARDKYIAKESLWPYIHEFVDGALNHIVNMARAIGEQVNGGKPTWPYVIHGHYADAGEVAAHLSGALNVPMVLTGHSLGRNKFEQLLKQGRLPKDINASYKIMRRIEAEELGLDASEMVVTSTRQEIEMQWGLYDGFDLKLERKLRVRRQRGVSCFGRFMPRMVVIPPGMDFSYVTTQDTMGGDTDLKSLIGNDRTQSKRNLPPMWSEVMRFFTNPHKPTILALSRPDPKKNVTTLLKAFGECQPLRELANMTLILGNRDDIEDMSNSSSVVLTTVLKLIDKYDLYGQVAYPKHHKQSDVPDIYRLAAKTKGVFINPALVEPFGLTIIEAAAYGLPVVATKNGGPVDILKALNNGLLVDPHDQNAIADALLKLLADKNMWSECRKNGLKNIHRFSWPEHCRNYLSHVEHSRNRHPNSHLEIMTIPGEPLSDSLRDVEDFSLRFSMEGDFKLNAELDAVTRQKNLIEAITQKASFNGNASVTHSPGRRQMLIVIAADCYDSDGNTTETFQATIKNVMKAAGLSLGLGRVGFILVTGSSLGETMEAIRRCTVNIEDFDAIVCNSGSELYFPWRDMVADGDYEAHVEYRWPGENVRSVVPRVARAEDGAEDDIVGFVDASSSRCQSYSIKPGAETRKVDNIRQRLRMRGFRCNLVYTRAGSRLNVVPLFASRIQALRYLSIRWGIDLSKMVVFVGEKGDTDYEDLLVGLHKTLILRGSVMYGSEKLLHGEDAFKREDVVPPDSPNIAYIEESYEPLDLSAALKAIKIK from the exons ATGGCCGGAAATGAGTGGATAAATGGGTACTTGGAAGCAATATTGGATGCGGGAAGtggcaaaacaaaaatgaatgaCGGGAAATTCAAGCTTTCCAAGTTCGAAGAAACTAAGCAAAAAGAAGGCCAATTGTTTAGTCCCACAAAGTACTTTGTTGAAGAAGTTATTAATAGCTTTGATGAATCTGATCTCCATAGGACTTGGGTCAAG GTAATAGCAACAAGGAATACTCGTGAAAGGAGTAACAGGCTTGAGAATATGTGCTGGCGCATTTGGCATCTTGCCCGTAAAAAGAAACAA ATTGCATGGGAGGATGCACAGAGGCTTGCGAAGAGGCGGCTCGAGCGCGAGCAAGGTCGTAATGATGCCGCCGATGACCTTTCCGAGCTATCTGAAGGGGAGAAGGAGAAGGGGGATTCAATAAATGCTTCAGAATCTCTCAAGGAAATTCCTAGAATCAATTCCGATATGCAAATTTGGTCTGAGGATGATAAGTCTAGCAGGAACCTTTACATTGTCTTGATCAG CATGCATGGATTGGTGCGTGGAGACAATATGGAAATTGGAAGAGATTCTGATACCGGTGGTCAG GTGAAATATGTTGTTGAACTTGCCCGAGCCTTAGCCAACACAGAGGGTGTGTATCGAGTGGATCTTCTTACAAGACAAATTGCCTCACCGGAAGTAGATTCTAGCTATGGTGAACCGAACGAGATGTTATCATGCCCGTCGGACGGCACCGGCAGTTGCGGTGCCTATATTATCCGCATCCCATGTGGCGCACGCGATAA GTACATAGCGAAAGAGTCACTTTGGCCGTACATTCATGAGTTTGTTGACGGTGCTCTAAACCACATTGTCAACATGGCAAGGGCAATAGGTGAACAAGTCAATGGAGGAAAACCAACGTGGCCATATGTGATTCACGGCCACTATGCGGATGCCGGAGAGGTGGCGGCACACCTGTCCGGTGCCTTGAATGTGCCGATGGTGCTGACAGGGCACTCATTGGGGCGGAATAAGTTCGAGCAATTGCTGAAACAAGGCAGGCTTCCTAAGGACATAAATGCATCCTACAAGATAATGAGGAGGATTGAGGCAGAGGAGTTGGGACTGGATGCCTCTGAGATGGTGGTCACTAGCACAAGGCAAGAGATAGAAATGCAATGGGGCTTGTATGACGGGTTTGATCTCAAGTTGGAGAGGAAGCTTAGGGTTCGAAGACAGCGTGGAGTGAGCTGCTTCGGACGATTCATGCCAAGGATGGTG GTTATACCCCCAGGCATGGACTTCAGCTATGTTACAACACAAGACACAATGGGGGGTGATACTGACCTGAAGTCATTAATTGGCAATGATAGAACTCAAAGCAAAAGGAATCTCCCTCCAATGTGGTCTGAG GTGATGCGCTTTTTCACAAATCCTCACAAGCCAACTATACTTGCATTGTCCCGTCCTGACCCCAAGAAAAATGTCACCACATTGCTCAAGGCTTTTGGGGAATGCCAGCCCCTCAGAGAACTAGCTAACATG ACACTAATACTGGGAAACAGAGATGACATTGAAGACATGTCTAATAGCAGCTCAGTTGTTCTTACAACAGTACTCAAGCTCATTGACAAGTATGACTTGTATGGTCAGGTGGCCTATCCTAAGCATCATAAACAATCCGACGTTCCCGATATCTATCGTCTGGCTGCAAAAACAAAG GGGGTTTTCATCAATCCGGCCCTTGTGGAACCATTCGGTCTCACGATCATAGAG GCAGCTGCATATGGTTTACCAGTTGTTGCCACAAAAAATGGTGGACCCGTTGACATTCTGAAG GCACTTAACAATGGTCTCCTAGTCGATCCACATGATCAGAATGCCATAGCAGACGCTCTTCTAAAGCTGCTTGCTGACAAAAACATGTGGAGTGAATGCCGAAAAAATGGCCTCAAGAATATTCACCGTTTTTCATGGCCAGAACACTGCCGTAACTACCTCTCCCATGTAGAACACAGCAGGAATCGCCACCCAAACTCCCATCTCGAGATCATGACAATTCCTGGAGAACCGTTGAGTGACTCTCTAAGAGATGTTGAGGACTTCTCTTTGAGATTCTCCATGGAAGGAGACTTCAAGCTTAATGCAGAGCTAGATGCAGTAACAAGACAGAAAAACCTCATAGAGGCCATCACCCAAAAGGCTTCTTTCAATGGAAATGCCAGTGTCACTCACAGTCCTGGTAGAAGGCAGATGCTAATTGTAATAGCTGCTGATTGCTATGATAGTGATGGCAATACCACAGAGACCTTTCAAGCAACAATTAAGAATGTGATGAAAGCAGCAGGATTGAGTTTAGGCTTGGGCAGGGTGGGGTTCATACTAGTAACTGGATCAAGTTTAGGAGAGACTATGGAAGCAATCAGACGTTGCACAGTAAATATTGAGGATTTTGATGCAATTGTTTGCAATAGTGGAAGTGAATTATATTTTCCATGGAGAGACATGGTAGCTGATGGGGACTATGAAGCTCATGTGGAATACAGATGGCCAGGGGAGAATGTGAGGTCTGTGGTCCCAAGGGTTGCCAGGGCAGAAGATGGGGCAGAGGATGACATCGTTGGGTTTGTGGATGCAAGCAGTTCCAGATGCCAATCTTATAGCATAAAACCAGGAGCAGAG ACCCGAAAAGTAGACAATATTCGTCAAAGGCTTCGGATGCGAGGTTTCCGATGCAACCTTGTCTACACACGTGCAGGATCAAGGTTAAATGTGGTACCATTATTTGCATCAAGAATACAAGCTCTCAG GTATCTATCAATAAGGTGGGGAATAGATCTTTCGAAAATGGTTGTTTTTGTGGGTGAAAAAGGAGACACAGACTATGAAGACCTGCTGGTCGGCCTCCACAAGACCCTAATTCTAAGAGGTTCCGTAATGTATGGAAGTGAGAAACTTCTTCACGGTGAAGATGCTTTCAAAAGAGAAGATGTAGTCCCACCGGACAGCCCTAACATCGCCTACATAGAGGAAAGTTATGAGCCTCTGGATTTGTCTGCAGCTTTGAAGGCTATTAAGATCAAGTGA
- the LOC102624775 gene encoding uncharacterized protein LOC102624775 isoform X3, whose translation MEEYLQYMKTLRSQMNDVEDQAAKVSVEEQTQISTIQSLENDLVSAKTETKKFKEDAEKMTMEKGQICAQILEKQRKIASLESDSSTLSQTLELITQERVSISSKLVEKSTYYNKVTEDIGKKLQLQQDWVKFCMTRKVGGPMVKDKICVQIAETEGKSGIDNHLLINNMGNEARNNLMARLDSAKVNLERIAQMKSKLVSDNNKPELMEMDIKTLEEEHGTLLSDIAGEAEYLQSLQHQIEKLEGISHVIKCACGQEYKVKVSLSA comes from the exons ATGGAGGAGTATTTGCAGTACATGAAGACTCTTCGCTCTCAAATGAACG ATGTGGAAGACCAAGCAGCTAAGGTCTCTGTTGAAGAGCAAACGCAGATCTCCACTATTCAGTCCCTGGAAAACGACCTCGTTTCGG CAAAAActgaaacaaagaaatttaaagaagatgctGAGAAGATGACAATGGAAAAGGGTCAAATATGTGCTCAGATATTggaaaaacaaaggaaaattGCCTCTCTCGAGTCTGATTCATCCACCCTTAGCCAG ACGTTAGAGCTTATCACACAAGAAAGAGTCAGCATATCATCAAAACTTGTTGAGAAAAG CACTTACTATAACAAGGTTACAGAAGATATCGGTAAAAAGTTACAGCTACAACAG GACTGGGTCAAATTTTGCATGACAAGAAAAGTTGGGGGGCCCATG GtcaaggataaaatttgtGTGCAAATTGCTGAAACTGAAG GAAAGAGTGGCATTGACAACCATCTCTTAATCAACAATATG GGGAATGAAGCAAGGAACAACCTGATGGCCAGGTTGGACTCAGCCAAAGTCAATCTTGAAAGAATTGCACAGATGAAATCTAAACTTGTTTCAGACAACAACAAG CCAGAGCTAATGGAAATGGATATAAAGACTCTGGAAGAGGAACATGGAACTCTTCTATCAGATATAGCTGGAGAAGCTGAATATCTGCAGTCTCTGCAGCATCAAATTGAGAAACTAGAG GGAATTTCTCATGTGATCAAATGTGCTTGTGGACAGGAATACAAAGTGAAAGTGTCTCTTTCTGCATAA
- the LOC102624775 gene encoding uncharacterized protein LOC102624775 isoform X1, translating to MEEYLQYMKTLRSQMNDVEDQAAKVSVEEQTQISTIQSLENDLVSAKTETKKFKEDAEKMTMEKGQICAQILEKQRKIASLESDSSTLSQTLELITQERVSISSKLVEKSTYYNKVTEDIGKKLQLQQDWVKFCMTRKVGGPMVKDKICVQIAETEGKSGIDNHLLINNMGNEARNNLMARLDSAKVNLERIAQMKSKLVSDNNKIKESVEQVKSRANKFNPELMEMDIKTLEEEHGTLLSDIAGEAEYLQSLQHQIEKLEGISHVIKCACGQEYKVKVSLSA from the exons ATGGAGGAGTATTTGCAGTACATGAAGACTCTTCGCTCTCAAATGAACG ATGTGGAAGACCAAGCAGCTAAGGTCTCTGTTGAAGAGCAAACGCAGATCTCCACTATTCAGTCCCTGGAAAACGACCTCGTTTCGG CAAAAActgaaacaaagaaatttaaagaagatgctGAGAAGATGACAATGGAAAAGGGTCAAATATGTGCTCAGATATTggaaaaacaaaggaaaattGCCTCTCTCGAGTCTGATTCATCCACCCTTAGCCAG ACGTTAGAGCTTATCACACAAGAAAGAGTCAGCATATCATCAAAACTTGTTGAGAAAAG CACTTACTATAACAAGGTTACAGAAGATATCGGTAAAAAGTTACAGCTACAACAG GACTGGGTCAAATTTTGCATGACAAGAAAAGTTGGGGGGCCCATG GtcaaggataaaatttgtGTGCAAATTGCTGAAACTGAAG GAAAGAGTGGCATTGACAACCATCTCTTAATCAACAATATG GGGAATGAAGCAAGGAACAACCTGATGGCCAGGTTGGACTCAGCCAAAGTCAATCTTGAAAGAATTGCACAGATGAAATCTAAACTTGTTTCAGACAACAACAAG ATAAAGGAGTCAGTTGAGCAAGTGAAGAGCAGGGCAAACAAGTTTAAC CCAGAGCTAATGGAAATGGATATAAAGACTCTGGAAGAGGAACATGGAACTCTTCTATCAGATATAGCTGGAGAAGCTGAATATCTGCAGTCTCTGCAGCATCAAATTGAGAAACTAGAG GGAATTTCTCATGTGATCAAATGTGCTTGTGGACAGGAATACAAAGTGAAAGTGTCTCTTTCTGCATAA
- the LOC102624775 gene encoding uncharacterized protein LOC102624775 isoform X2 has translation MEEYLQYMKTLRSQMNDVEDQAAKVSVEEQTQISTIQSLENDLVSAKTETKKFKEDAEKMTMEKGQICAQILEKQRKIASLESDSSTLSQTLELITQERVSISSKLVEKSTYYNKVTEDIGKKLQLQQDWVKFCMTRKVGGPMVKDKICVQIAETEGKSGIDNHLLINNMGNEARNNLMARLDSAKVNLERIAQMKSKLVSDNNKIKESVEQVKSRANKFNPELMEMDIKTLEEEHGTLLSDIAGEAEYLQSLQHQIEKLEEYKVKVSLSA, from the exons ATGGAGGAGTATTTGCAGTACATGAAGACTCTTCGCTCTCAAATGAACG ATGTGGAAGACCAAGCAGCTAAGGTCTCTGTTGAAGAGCAAACGCAGATCTCCACTATTCAGTCCCTGGAAAACGACCTCGTTTCGG CAAAAActgaaacaaagaaatttaaagaagatgctGAGAAGATGACAATGGAAAAGGGTCAAATATGTGCTCAGATATTggaaaaacaaaggaaaattGCCTCTCTCGAGTCTGATTCATCCACCCTTAGCCAG ACGTTAGAGCTTATCACACAAGAAAGAGTCAGCATATCATCAAAACTTGTTGAGAAAAG CACTTACTATAACAAGGTTACAGAAGATATCGGTAAAAAGTTACAGCTACAACAG GACTGGGTCAAATTTTGCATGACAAGAAAAGTTGGGGGGCCCATG GtcaaggataaaatttgtGTGCAAATTGCTGAAACTGAAG GAAAGAGTGGCATTGACAACCATCTCTTAATCAACAATATG GGGAATGAAGCAAGGAACAACCTGATGGCCAGGTTGGACTCAGCCAAAGTCAATCTTGAAAGAATTGCACAGATGAAATCTAAACTTGTTTCAGACAACAACAAG ATAAAGGAGTCAGTTGAGCAAGTGAAGAGCAGGGCAAACAAGTTTAAC CCAGAGCTAATGGAAATGGATATAAAGACTCTGGAAGAGGAACATGGAACTCTTCTATCAGATATAGCTGGAGAAGCTGAATATCTGCAGTCTCTGCAGCATCAAATTGAGAAACTAGAG GAATACAAAGTGAAAGTGTCTCTTTCTGCATAA